The Actinomycetota bacterium genome has a segment encoding these proteins:
- a CDS encoding ABC transporter substrate-binding protein, which yields MRRSRPNLARMVAAAAALTMAASACDRQGNEPAPGGTPGAAGGSISTFIKEPEDLRTLNSNESEGIAVLDALYATLVEYHNRTSEPINQVAESIDTEDGGRTYTIRIRDGWTFHDGTDVTAESFVRAWNYGAYGPNAMQNSGFFARIEGFDAVQCGTVRTTSEDGEAEQVPDCENQPPTAQELAGLEVVDDLTFRVSLTQPETFFPTRLGYVAYAPLPTSFYADPQAFREKPVGNGPFRMAEPWQHNRSIRVERFADYAGDDQPLLDGIEFRIYDDINTAVNDLLAGNLDVVDELPPERVREVEQQIPDRVGESPGSGVNYIGFPSYVDFLQNADLRAALSMAIDREAITERIFDGSRQAANALVTPVIPGYQEHVCENWAHDPEEAKRRFEAAGGVDAIPSPLVVWVNAGAGHEPWVEAVTNMWRDTLGIQEIDFEQLAVWSEYLGKLDNREVTGPFRLGWQMDYPHPQNYLQLVLDLDFVPPVGANSTFYDSEEFERKLDEALAVTDLDEAIPVYQEAQRIACEDTPLAPVFFNTNFFAWAEGVQDLYVNAFGNINYTDVSTSR from the coding sequence GTGAGACGATCCCGGCCCAACCTGGCCCGGATGGTCGCGGCGGCGGCCGCGTTGACGATGGCCGCCTCGGCCTGCGACCGCCAGGGGAACGAGCCAGCGCCAGGCGGGACACCCGGGGCGGCAGGGGGGAGCATCTCGACCTTCATCAAGGAACCGGAAGACCTCCGCACGCTGAACAGCAACGAGTCAGAAGGAATCGCGGTCCTGGACGCGCTCTACGCCACGCTGGTGGAGTACCACAACCGCACGTCGGAACCGATCAACCAGGTGGCGGAGTCCATCGACACCGAAGACGGGGGGCGGACCTACACCATCCGGATCCGGGACGGATGGACGTTCCACGACGGGACCGATGTGACTGCCGAGTCGTTCGTCCGGGCGTGGAACTACGGCGCCTACGGTCCCAACGCCATGCAGAACTCGGGCTTCTTCGCCAGAATCGAAGGGTTCGACGCCGTCCAGTGCGGCACGGTGCGCACGACGTCCGAGGACGGCGAAGCGGAGCAGGTCCCCGACTGTGAGAACCAGCCGCCGACGGCCCAGGAGTTGGCTGGACTGGAGGTCGTGGACGACCTGACCTTCCGGGTGTCGCTGACTCAGCCCGAGACGTTCTTCCCGACACGTTTGGGGTACGTGGCCTACGCCCCGCTGCCCACGTCGTTCTACGCCGACCCGCAAGCGTTCCGTGAGAAGCCGGTCGGCAACGGCCCGTTCCGGATGGCCGAACCGTGGCAGCACAACCGGTCCATCCGCGTGGAACGGTTCGCCGACTACGCCGGCGACGACCAGCCCCTGCTGGACGGGATCGAGTTCCGCATCTACGACGACATCAACACCGCGGTGAACGACCTACTGGCGGGCAACCTGGACGTCGTCGACGAGCTCCCCCCCGAGCGGGTTCGCGAGGTGGAGCAGCAGATCCCCGACCGCGTCGGGGAGTCTCCCGGATCCGGGGTCAACTACATCGGCTTCCCCTCCTACGTCGATTTCCTGCAGAACGCCGACCTGCGCGCCGCCCTGTCCATGGCGATCGACCGTGAGGCGATCACCGAGAGGATCTTCGACGGGTCGCGTCAAGCGGCGAACGCGCTGGTGACGCCAGTGATCCCCGGCTACCAGGAGCATGTCTGCGAGAACTGGGCGCACGACCCCGAAGAGGCCAAGCGGCGCTTCGAGGCTGCCGGAGGCGTGGACGCCATCCCCTCGCCGCTGGTTGTGTGGGTGAACGCCGGCGCGGGGCACGAGCCCTGGGTCGAGGCGGTCACGAACATGTGGCGCGACACGCTCGGGATCCAGGAGATCGACTTCGAGCAGCTGGCCGTGTGGTCCGAGTACCTGGGGAAGCTCGACAACCGGGAGGTCACCGGGCCGTTCCGGTTGGGATGGCAGATGGACTATCCGCACCCGCAGAACTACCTGCAGCTGGTCCTCGACCTCGACTTCGTCCCACCGGTCGGTGCGAACTCGACCTTCTACGACAGCGAGGAGTTCGAGCGCAAACTGGATGAGGCCCTGGCCGTCACCGACCTCGACGAGGCGATCCCCGTCTACCAGGAAGCGCAGCGCATCGCCTGCGAGGACACGCCCCTGGCCCCCGTGTTCTTCAACACCAACTTCTTCGCGTGGGCGGAGGGAGTCCAAGACCTCTACGTCAACGCGTTCGGGAACATCAACTACACGGATGTCAGCACCTCGCGGTGA
- a CDS encoding phosphoglycerate kinase, whose translation MATLDDLDASGRRVLVRADLNVPLEDGTIADDLRIHAAVPTLRDLLDAGAKVTLCSHLGRPGGEPDDALSLRPVAERLGEVIGQEVHFSGDVVGDRARDTTGALAPGEIALLENLRFDPGERGNEERFVTALSWFGDVYVSDAFGAAHRAHASVVGVADVLPAYAGRLLIRELEMLGRLLEDPPRPYVAVLGGAKVSDKLGVLRNLLERVDALAVGGAMCFTFLRAEGTDTGASRVEDDQVDTVRELVGEARDRGVDVHLPVDVVVAPEFAEDAEATTVDAKDIPADQLGLDIGPRTAESYAEAIAGAGAAFWNGPMGVFEWERFAAGTRTVAEAMADADGYTVVGGGDSAAAVRELGLDERVDHVSTGGGAALQLVEGAELPGVAALRDAASRG comes from the coding sequence ATCGCCACGCTCGACGACCTGGACGCCTCCGGGCGGCGGGTACTGGTCCGCGCCGACCTGAACGTGCCGCTCGAAGACGGCACGATCGCCGATGACCTGCGCATCCACGCGGCGGTCCCCACGCTCCGCGATCTCCTCGACGCCGGAGCGAAGGTGACGCTGTGCTCGCACCTGGGCCGCCCCGGAGGCGAACCCGACGATGCTCTCTCGCTCCGGCCTGTCGCAGAGCGGCTCGGTGAGGTGATCGGGCAGGAGGTCCACTTCTCGGGGGACGTCGTCGGGGACCGCGCCCGCGACACGACCGGGGCGCTGGCCCCGGGCGAGATCGCGCTCCTCGAGAACCTGCGCTTCGACCCCGGTGAGAGGGGCAACGAAGAGCGGTTCGTCACCGCGCTGTCGTGGTTCGGCGACGTCTACGTCAGCGACGCGTTCGGTGCGGCGCACCGCGCGCACGCCTCCGTGGTCGGCGTCGCCGACGTTCTGCCCGCCTACGCGGGGCGGTTGCTGATCCGGGAGCTGGAGATGCTCGGCCGGCTACTCGAGGATCCGCCCCGGCCGTACGTGGCCGTTCTCGGCGGCGCCAAGGTCTCAGACAAACTCGGCGTGCTGCGCAACCTCCTGGAACGGGTGGATGCACTCGCGGTCGGCGGGGCGATGTGCTTCACGTTCCTGCGCGCGGAGGGCACGGACACCGGGGCGTCACGGGTCGAGGACGACCAGGTCGACACCGTGCGGGAGCTGGTCGGCGAGGCGCGGGACCGCGGCGTGGATGTGCACCTGCCCGTCGACGTGGTGGTGGCCCCCGAGTTCGCCGAGGACGCAGAAGCAACCACGGTCGACGCCAAGGACATCCCGGCCGACCAGCTCGGCTTGGACATCGGCCCACGCACCGCCGAAAGCTACGCCGAGGCGATCGCCGGCGCCGGCGCGGCGTTCTGGAACGGGCCGATGGGCGTGTTCGAGTGGGAACGCTTCGCCGCGGGGACGCGGACGGTCGCCGAGGCGATGGCCGACGCCGACGGGTACACCGTGGTCGGTGGCGGCGACAGCGCCGCAGCGGTGCGCGAGCTCGGCCTGGACGAACGCGTCGACCACGTCTCCACCGGCGGCGGCGCGGCGCTGCAGCTCGTGGAAGGCGCTGAGCTCCCCGGGGTCGCGGCACTCCGCGACGCGGCCTCCCGCGGCTGA